Proteins encoded within one genomic window of Eurosta solidaginis isolate ZX-2024a chromosome 1, ASM4086904v1, whole genome shotgun sequence:
- the psidin gene encoding phagocyte signaling-impaired protein isoform X2, translated as MDKIVHLYNNAVKQSPGNEALLAHLFISYVRMEDFKSQQSVALQLYKAQPKTAYYFWAVMSVVLQGIRGPEKIYPEKTAIYLALAQRMVEKMINENKLESEQEVFLYLHILKLQQKYKEALEFLKGELCEKLYPGAPVYMKIDLLKLLNMWQETNTLLKDLLKDDPDRWDYHQDYLSSCFELLKANSQQSEITENTDDAKETNSLSILDECHDFLCQMIESAYRKVRGPYLARLELHKRMRAQGMDAEALLGDFTELIIEYFRMFGDKPCCTHDIALFLPSISMETRQQVASKLLLESGISSTTLPQNKEQMQKHICALQISRICGTHLDMETEHMLALYTALKLHYEHGLSAFGNNLLPTDMGPSDPYALLAANVMYDVSLREQKSDRIFEALCLLQYTLRNSTSNFHVKLLSLKIYHMCGCMLGAQEMYDYLDIKQIQLDSMSYIHCNLLPLSGRFSMARTVFDATLKFFTNSYKERLEYIGLTYRFCTFSKLEEFMNFKERLTNSIHYVSTSVEAQLSDLVMLYGNVKHNLAAYTAMSIEPANDRITWHELSDNRDLSALIRWDPVHLIDVERDRAESFDQEVEVLQIRQLLLRLVASFVDIFYPKPQMPPSNESIDAQEKSANVINSKKANNQQKKSITTNSIRHSNNSSHNHSCSDTVANDVENIKETETIELLRDSWIGLYQRLRKMNYKPLSNRFLVNLLPTRLHLFLEVPYEEFFSALAQLILELYTGAGNLPMQCKIVSDIATKIVQFCAQVIAESDAACDGLWRRREWQNKVATCIEILSLYAFVLSVVYEKLQQPGKIKPRKKSGAENNSDFNVISEKERCQLVVELIRHLKKQFQNMETVITNWKTPTLPRELNSFMADMSLKPEVEATLIGDVASIFKESHELMVTELRNLIKDKIRMLGK; from the exons a TGGATAAAATTGTACACTTATACAATAATGCTGTAAAACAATCGCCTGGCAATGAAGCATTGCTGGCTCATCTATTCATATCCTATGTACGGATGGAGGATTTCAAATCGCAACAATCGGTGGCGCTACAATTATATAAAGCACAGCCAAAGACGGCCTATTACTTTTGGGCTGTGATGAGTGTGGTTttacag GGAATACGTGGTCCGGAAAAGATTTATCCAGAAAAAACGGCAATATATCTAGCGCTAGCACAGCGTATGGTAGAAAAAATGATTAATGAAAATAAGTTGGAATCAGAACAAGAAGTTTTCctctatttacatattttaaaattgcaacaaaaatataaagaggCATTGGAGTTCCTAAAAGGTGAACTTTGTGAAAAATTGTATCCCGGTGCGCCCGTTTATATGAAAATTGACTTGTTAAAACTACTGAATATGTGGCAGGAAACAAATACGCTACTCAAAGATTTATTGAAAGATGA CCCTGACCGTTGGGATTATCATCAAGATTATTTGTCAAGCTGTTTTGAATTACTAAAAGCAAATTCACAGCAGTCAGAAATAACGGAGAATACAGATGACGCTAAGGAAACAAATTCGTTAAGTATATTGGATGAGTGCCATGATTTTTTGTGCCAG ATGATCGAGTCCGCTTACCGCAAAGTACGTGGTCCATACTTAGCACGTTTGGAACTACATAAGCGAATGCGTGCGCAAGGTATGGATGCAGAAGCGTTACTTGGTGATTTCACTGAGTTAATTATTGAATATTTCCGAATGTTTGGTGATAAACCCTGTTGCACACATGATATTGCGCTATTTTTGCCTTCGATTAGCATGGAAACACGCCAGCAAGTAGCTAGCAAATTATTGCTGGAAAGTGGAATTAGTTCTACAACTTTACCACAAAAT aaagaacaaatgcaaaaacatataTGCGCTTTACAAATATCACGCATTTGTGGTACACATTTAGATATGGAAACCGAACATATGCTCGCATTATATACAGCGCTTAAATTGCACTATGAACATGGCTTGAGTGCTTTTGGTAATAATTTATTACCAACCGATATGGGTCCATCTGATCCTTATGCGCTATTAGCCGCAAATGTTATGTACGATGTTAGTTTAAGAGAACAGAAATCAGATCGAATTTTCGAAGCATTATGCCTATTACAGTATACATTACGTAATAGTACCAGTAATTTTCATGTAAAATTGCTTAGCTTAAAAATTTATCATATGTGCGGTTGTATGTTGGGCGCACAAGAAATGTATGATTATTTGGATATCAAACAAATCCAATTGGACTCAATGAGCTATATACATTGTAATTTGTTACCATTAAGCGGACGTTTTTCAATGGCACGTACAGTTTTTGATGCAACATTAAAATTCTTCACCAACAGTTATAAGGAAcgtttagaatatataggtttaaCATATCGTTTTTGTACATTTTCCAAATTGGAAGaatttatgaattttaaagaacGTCTTACAAATAGTATACATTATGTAAGTACTTCAGTAGAGGCGCAATTAAGTGATTTGGTTATGTTATACGGTAATGTAAAACATAATTTAGCAGCTTACACTGCAATGAGTATAGAACCTGCAAATGATCGTATCACATGGCATGAATTGTCTGATAATCGCGATTTGAGTGCATTGATACGTTGGGATCCGGTGCATTTAATTGATGTGGAACGGGATCGTGCAGAGTCTTTCGATCAAGAAGTGGAAGTCTTACAAATACGTCAATTGCTATTACGGTTAGTAGCATCATTTGTTGATATTTTCTATCCGAAACCACAAATGCCTCCATCAAATGAATCAATCGACGCTCAAGAAAAATCTGCTAATGTCATTAATAGCAAAAAGGCTAATAATCAGCAAAAAAAATCCATCACCACAAATAGCATTAGACATAGCAACAACAGTAGTCATAATCATAGTTGTAGTGACACTGTCGCCAACGATGTGGAAAATATAAAAGAAACTGAAACTATAGAATTATTGCGCGATTCATGGATTGGCTTATATCAACGTTTGCGTAAAATGAATTACAAACCATTATCAAATCGTTTTCTAGTCAATCTATTGCCAACTAGACTGCATCTATTTCTTGAAGTACCATATGAAGAATTCTTTAGTGCATTGGCGCAACTTATATTGGAATTATATACTGGTGCTGGTAACTTGCCAATGCAATGTAAAATTGTAAGCGATATAGCGACGAAAATTGTGCAATTTTGTGCACAAGTAATAGCGGAAAGTGATGCTGCGTGCGATGGTCTATGGCGGCGACGTGAATGGCAGAATAAGGTGGCGACATGTATAGAG aTACTATCTCTATACGCTTTTGTTTTATCGGTGGTATATGAAAAATTGCAACAGCCAGGCAAAATAAAACCGCGTAAAAAGTCTGGAGCAGAAAATAACAGTGATTTCAATGTCATTAGCGAAAAGGAACGCTGCCAGTTGGTCGTTGAGTTAATACGTCACTTGAAAAAGCAATTTCAAAATATGGAAACAGTGATAA CTAACTGGAAAACACCAACGCTACCACGTGAACTCAACTCTTTCATGGCAGATATGTCGCTGAAGCCAGAAGTCGAAGCAACTCTCATAGGTGATGTCGCATCAATATTCAAAGAATCACATGAGCTTATGGTTACAGAACTTCGAAATTTAATTAAAGATAAAATACGTATGCTGGGCAAGTAA
- the psidin gene encoding phagocyte signaling-impaired protein isoform X1: MSQHMQDATVFERRLRPIYDSLEVGNNRKALQETEKLLKKHPNMWCARALKALALLRLGRYEESQVMLKSVSSEKPVDDPTLQVLSFCYKELEQLDKIVHLYNNAVKQSPGNEALLAHLFISYVRMEDFKSQQSVALQLYKAQPKTAYYFWAVMSVVLQGIRGPEKIYPEKTAIYLALAQRMVEKMINENKLESEQEVFLYLHILKLQQKYKEALEFLKGELCEKLYPGAPVYMKIDLLKLLNMWQETNTLLKDLLKDDPDRWDYHQDYLSSCFELLKANSQQSEITENTDDAKETNSLSILDECHDFLCQMIESAYRKVRGPYLARLELHKRMRAQGMDAEALLGDFTELIIEYFRMFGDKPCCTHDIALFLPSISMETRQQVASKLLLESGISSTTLPQNKEQMQKHICALQISRICGTHLDMETEHMLALYTALKLHYEHGLSAFGNNLLPTDMGPSDPYALLAANVMYDVSLREQKSDRIFEALCLLQYTLRNSTSNFHVKLLSLKIYHMCGCMLGAQEMYDYLDIKQIQLDSMSYIHCNLLPLSGRFSMARTVFDATLKFFTNSYKERLEYIGLTYRFCTFSKLEEFMNFKERLTNSIHYVSTSVEAQLSDLVMLYGNVKHNLAAYTAMSIEPANDRITWHELSDNRDLSALIRWDPVHLIDVERDRAESFDQEVEVLQIRQLLLRLVASFVDIFYPKPQMPPSNESIDAQEKSANVINSKKANNQQKKSITTNSIRHSNNSSHNHSCSDTVANDVENIKETETIELLRDSWIGLYQRLRKMNYKPLSNRFLVNLLPTRLHLFLEVPYEEFFSALAQLILELYTGAGNLPMQCKIVSDIATKIVQFCAQVIAESDAACDGLWRRREWQNKVATCIEILSLYAFVLSVVYEKLQQPGKIKPRKKSGAENNSDFNVISEKERCQLVVELIRHLKKQFQNMETVITNWKTPTLPRELNSFMADMSLKPEVEATLIGDVASIFKESHELMVTELRNLIKDKIRMLGK, from the exons TGGATAAAATTGTACACTTATACAATAATGCTGTAAAACAATCGCCTGGCAATGAAGCATTGCTGGCTCATCTATTCATATCCTATGTACGGATGGAGGATTTCAAATCGCAACAATCGGTGGCGCTACAATTATATAAAGCACAGCCAAAGACGGCCTATTACTTTTGGGCTGTGATGAGTGTGGTTttacag GGAATACGTGGTCCGGAAAAGATTTATCCAGAAAAAACGGCAATATATCTAGCGCTAGCACAGCGTATGGTAGAAAAAATGATTAATGAAAATAAGTTGGAATCAGAACAAGAAGTTTTCctctatttacatattttaaaattgcaacaaaaatataaagaggCATTGGAGTTCCTAAAAGGTGAACTTTGTGAAAAATTGTATCCCGGTGCGCCCGTTTATATGAAAATTGACTTGTTAAAACTACTGAATATGTGGCAGGAAACAAATACGCTACTCAAAGATTTATTGAAAGATGA CCCTGACCGTTGGGATTATCATCAAGATTATTTGTCAAGCTGTTTTGAATTACTAAAAGCAAATTCACAGCAGTCAGAAATAACGGAGAATACAGATGACGCTAAGGAAACAAATTCGTTAAGTATATTGGATGAGTGCCATGATTTTTTGTGCCAG ATGATCGAGTCCGCTTACCGCAAAGTACGTGGTCCATACTTAGCACGTTTGGAACTACATAAGCGAATGCGTGCGCAAGGTATGGATGCAGAAGCGTTACTTGGTGATTTCACTGAGTTAATTATTGAATATTTCCGAATGTTTGGTGATAAACCCTGTTGCACACATGATATTGCGCTATTTTTGCCTTCGATTAGCATGGAAACACGCCAGCAAGTAGCTAGCAAATTATTGCTGGAAAGTGGAATTAGTTCTACAACTTTACCACAAAAT aaagaacaaatgcaaaaacatataTGCGCTTTACAAATATCACGCATTTGTGGTACACATTTAGATATGGAAACCGAACATATGCTCGCATTATATACAGCGCTTAAATTGCACTATGAACATGGCTTGAGTGCTTTTGGTAATAATTTATTACCAACCGATATGGGTCCATCTGATCCTTATGCGCTATTAGCCGCAAATGTTATGTACGATGTTAGTTTAAGAGAACAGAAATCAGATCGAATTTTCGAAGCATTATGCCTATTACAGTATACATTACGTAATAGTACCAGTAATTTTCATGTAAAATTGCTTAGCTTAAAAATTTATCATATGTGCGGTTGTATGTTGGGCGCACAAGAAATGTATGATTATTTGGATATCAAACAAATCCAATTGGACTCAATGAGCTATATACATTGTAATTTGTTACCATTAAGCGGACGTTTTTCAATGGCACGTACAGTTTTTGATGCAACATTAAAATTCTTCACCAACAGTTATAAGGAAcgtttagaatatataggtttaaCATATCGTTTTTGTACATTTTCCAAATTGGAAGaatttatgaattttaaagaacGTCTTACAAATAGTATACATTATGTAAGTACTTCAGTAGAGGCGCAATTAAGTGATTTGGTTATGTTATACGGTAATGTAAAACATAATTTAGCAGCTTACACTGCAATGAGTATAGAACCTGCAAATGATCGTATCACATGGCATGAATTGTCTGATAATCGCGATTTGAGTGCATTGATACGTTGGGATCCGGTGCATTTAATTGATGTGGAACGGGATCGTGCAGAGTCTTTCGATCAAGAAGTGGAAGTCTTACAAATACGTCAATTGCTATTACGGTTAGTAGCATCATTTGTTGATATTTTCTATCCGAAACCACAAATGCCTCCATCAAATGAATCAATCGACGCTCAAGAAAAATCTGCTAATGTCATTAATAGCAAAAAGGCTAATAATCAGCAAAAAAAATCCATCACCACAAATAGCATTAGACATAGCAACAACAGTAGTCATAATCATAGTTGTAGTGACACTGTCGCCAACGATGTGGAAAATATAAAAGAAACTGAAACTATAGAATTATTGCGCGATTCATGGATTGGCTTATATCAACGTTTGCGTAAAATGAATTACAAACCATTATCAAATCGTTTTCTAGTCAATCTATTGCCAACTAGACTGCATCTATTTCTTGAAGTACCATATGAAGAATTCTTTAGTGCATTGGCGCAACTTATATTGGAATTATATACTGGTGCTGGTAACTTGCCAATGCAATGTAAAATTGTAAGCGATATAGCGACGAAAATTGTGCAATTTTGTGCACAAGTAATAGCGGAAAGTGATGCTGCGTGCGATGGTCTATGGCGGCGACGTGAATGGCAGAATAAGGTGGCGACATGTATAGAG aTACTATCTCTATACGCTTTTGTTTTATCGGTGGTATATGAAAAATTGCAACAGCCAGGCAAAATAAAACCGCGTAAAAAGTCTGGAGCAGAAAATAACAGTGATTTCAATGTCATTAGCGAAAAGGAACGCTGCCAGTTGGTCGTTGAGTTAATACGTCACTTGAAAAAGCAATTTCAAAATATGGAAACAGTGATAA CTAACTGGAAAACACCAACGCTACCACGTGAACTCAACTCTTTCATGGCAGATATGTCGCTGAAGCCAGAAGTCGAAGCAACTCTCATAGGTGATGTCGCATCAATATTCAAAGAATCACATGAGCTTATGGTTACAGAACTTCGAAATTTAATTAAAGATAAAATACGTATGCTGGGCAAGTAA
- the LOC137253047 gene encoding transcription factor Ouib has translation MMDIKLEVNSLSMCRICLQSSEEGEEMASIFDQDADCVCLYEKIENCGGIKILTEPELPTRICKKCNAFLTIAYKFRTICKNSDNYLREFVCKYPQSNDEEENKPEYLLEYCPKSGAAQVLQPVDQQIMETQNEVNYEDVAEYSEFWMQDDGNQGDIIIEDHGDNSQYSQNIVQLQQKSTQSPAKKTLGITSDGAAVIHVNNEKPHSKEKQMHVCDVCGNVYPRKYALDAHMRRHRNERPYECEICSQSFHLNFQLTRHIRKHTGVRPYACQYCKRTFADRSTMLKHERIHRNERPYTCGTCGKSFTYSSVLKVHMLTHTGEKPFTCGICNKRFSRAHHLRAHLETLLHQNDPRSKVLLKQIKRQEDLVHVAEEHLLPE, from the exons ATGATGGATATAAAACTTGAGGTGAATTCACTGTCAATGTGCCGAATTTGCTTACAAAGCAGTGAAGAAGGCGAAGAGATGGCATCTATTTTTGATCAAGATGCAGATTGTGTCTGTTTATACGAGAAGATTGAAAATTGTGGAGGCATAAAG ATACTCACCGAACCCGAACTGCCGACGCGTATTTGTAAAAAGTGCAATGCATTTCTAACAATAGCATATAAATTTCGCACTATTTGTAAAAATTCAGATAACTACCTAAGAGAATTCGTATGCAAATATCCTCAAAGTAACGATGAGGAGGAAAATAAGCCGGAATACCTGTTGGAGTATTGCCCAAAATCAGGTGCGGCACAGGTACTTCAGCCAGTCGATCAACAAATAATGGAAACACAAAATGAAGTCAACTATGAAGATGTGGCGGAGTATTCGGAATTTTGGATGCAAGATGACGGAAATCAAGGAGATATAATAATCGAGGACCATGGTGATAATTCGCAATATTCGCAAAACATAGTGCAGCTACAGCAAAAATCAACGCAGAGTCCAGCAAAAAAAACCCTCGGCATAACATCAGATGGTGCAGCTGTGATACATGTTAACAATGAAAAACCGCATAGTAAAGAAAAACAAATGCATGTATGTGATGTTTGTGGTAATGTTTATCCACGTAAATATGCGCTAGATGCGCATATGAGACGTCATCGCAACGAGCGGCCATACGAATGCGA AATCTGTTCGCAATCGTTTCATCTAAATTTTCAACTAACGCGTCACATACGTAAGCACACTGGCGTACGTCCTTATGCGTGTCAGTATTGCAAGCGTACCTTTGCTGATCGCTCTACAATGCTAAAACATGAACG caTACATCGAAATGAACGTCCTTATACGTGTGGCACCTGCGGCAAAAGCTTCACCTATTCCAGCGTTTTGAAAGTGCATATGTTGACACACACGGGCGAAAAGCCTTTTAC CTGTGGTATTTGTAACAAACGTTTCTCACGGGCACATCATCTTCGAGCGCACCTGGAAACTCTACTACATCAAAATGATCCCCGCTCTAAGGTACTGCTCAAACAAATCAAGAGGCAAGAGGATTTGGTTCATGTTGCGGAAGAACATTTACTACCCGAATAA